The following are from one region of the Mesorhizobium sp. B2-8-5 genome:
- the lpdA gene encoding dihydrolipoyl dehydrogenase, translated as MKEISCKLLVIGAGPGGYVCAIRAGQLGVDTVIVEAGKPGGTCLNVGCIPSKALIHAAEEFEKVAHMAGGKDPLGIKVAAPTLELAKTVAWKDGIVSRLNSGVAGLLKKAKVKTVQGWATFRDGKTVEVETETGTQVIRAETVVIATGSAPVELPFLPFGGPVISSTEALALTDVPKKLAVVGGGYIGLELGMAFAKMGAKVTVVEALPRVLAQYDAELTRPVLKRLGELGVEMITGAKANGLSTKGDALLVETSDGKNAKLTADSILVTVGRKPLTEGWGLEQIDLDRAGKFIRIDDQCRTSMRGIFAIGDVTGEPMLAHRAMAQGEMVAEIVAGHKRSWDKRAIPAICFTDPELVTVGLSPEEAKALAGEVKIGQFPFAANGRAMTKQGEDGFVRVVARADNHLVLGIQAVGQGVSELAAAFGLALEMGARLEDVAGTIHAHPTQGEGFQEAALKALGHALHV; from the coding sequence ATGAAAGAAATCTCCTGCAAGTTGCTGGTCATCGGCGCCGGTCCGGGCGGCTATGTCTGCGCCATCCGCGCCGGACAGCTCGGCGTCGACACGGTCATCGTCGAGGCAGGCAAGCCGGGCGGCACCTGCCTCAATGTCGGCTGCATCCCGTCCAAGGCGCTGATCCATGCGGCGGAAGAGTTCGAGAAGGTCGCGCATATGGCCGGCGGCAAGGATCCGCTGGGCATCAAGGTCGCCGCGCCGACGCTGGAACTCGCAAAAACCGTCGCCTGGAAGGACGGGATCGTTAGCCGGCTGAATAGCGGCGTTGCCGGATTGCTCAAGAAGGCCAAGGTCAAGACCGTGCAAGGCTGGGCGACGTTCCGGGACGGCAAGACGGTCGAGGTCGAGACCGAGACGGGCACGCAAGTGATCCGCGCCGAGACGGTGGTGATCGCCACCGGCTCGGCGCCGGTCGAATTGCCGTTCCTGCCTTTCGGCGGGCCGGTCATCTCGTCCACCGAGGCGCTGGCGCTGACCGACGTGCCGAAGAAGCTCGCGGTCGTCGGCGGCGGCTATATCGGGCTCGAGCTCGGCATGGCTTTCGCCAAGATGGGCGCCAAGGTCACCGTGGTCGAGGCCTTGCCGCGCGTGCTGGCGCAATATGATGCCGAGTTGACCCGGCCGGTGCTGAAGCGGCTCGGCGAGCTCGGCGTCGAGATGATTACAGGAGCAAAGGCGAACGGATTGTCGACCAAGGGCGACGCGCTGCTGGTCGAGACATCAGACGGCAAGAATGCCAAACTCACCGCCGACAGCATCCTGGTGACGGTCGGGCGCAAGCCGCTGACCGAGGGCTGGGGCCTGGAGCAGATCGACCTCGACAGGGCGGGAAAATTCATCCGCATCGACGACCAGTGCCGCACCTCGATGCGCGGCATTTTTGCCATCGGCGACGTCACCGGCGAGCCGATGCTGGCGCATCGCGCCATGGCGCAGGGCGAGATGGTGGCCGAGATCGTCGCCGGCCACAAAAGAAGCTGGGACAAGCGCGCCATTCCCGCGATCTGCTTCACCGATCCGGAGCTGGTCACCGTGGGCCTGTCACCGGAAGAGGCGAAGGCGCTCGCCGGCGAGGTCAAGATCGGCCAGTTCCCCTTCGCCGCCAACGGCCGGGCGATGACCAAGCAGGGCGAGGACGGTTTTGTGCGGGTCGTGGCGCGCGCGGACAACCACCTGGTGCTGGGCATCCAGGCGGTCGGGCAAGGCGTGTCGGAACTGGCGGCAGCCTTTGGTCTCGCGCTCGAGATGGGCGCGCGGCTGGAGGACGTCGCCGGCACGATCCATGCGCATCCGACGCAGGGCGAAGGTTTCCAAGAAGCGGCGCTGAAGGCGCTCGGCCACGCGCTGCATGTTTGA
- a CDS encoding saccharopine dehydrogenase family protein, with protein MKNIVVVGAGKIGSTIAEMLSATGDYRVTLVDRSAAQLAAAELPAGVETQELDIAAAGELEKVLAGKFAVLSAAPFHLTTRIAEAAAATGVHYLDLTEDVVSTRRVKELARGAKNAFIPQCGLAPGFISIVANDLASRFDTLESVRMRVGALPQYPSNALNYNLTWSTDGVINEYCEPCEAIVEGELIEVPPLEEREEFSLDGVTYEAFNTSGGLGTLAETLKGKVRTLNYRTIRYPGHAAIMKALLNDLGLRHRRDVLKDIFESALPATMQDVVIVFVTVSGRRNGRLLQETYANKIYSKRVGNIVRSAIQITTASGICAVLDMLADGSLPAKGFVRQEDIALDAFLANRFGRAYAQHEMASRLAS; from the coding sequence ATGAAGAACATCGTTGTCGTCGGCGCCGGTAAGATCGGCTCGACCATCGCCGAAATGCTGAGCGCCACGGGCGACTATCGCGTCACGCTCGTCGACCGCTCGGCCGCCCAGCTTGCCGCCGCCGAACTGCCGGCCGGCGTCGAGACGCAGGAGCTCGACATCGCCGCCGCGGGCGAGCTGGAAAAGGTGCTTGCCGGCAAATTCGCCGTGCTGAGCGCCGCGCCCTTCCACCTCACCACCCGCATCGCCGAGGCGGCCGCCGCCACCGGCGTGCATTATCTCGATCTCACCGAGGACGTGGTCTCGACCCGCCGGGTGAAGGAGCTGGCGCGCGGGGCGAAAAACGCCTTCATCCCGCAATGCGGCCTGGCGCCGGGCTTCATCTCGATCGTCGCCAACGATCTCGCCAGCCGCTTCGACACGCTGGAAAGCGTGCGCATGCGCGTCGGCGCGCTGCCGCAATATCCGTCCAACGCGCTGAACTACAACCTGACCTGGAGCACCGACGGCGTCATCAACGAATATTGCGAGCCCTGCGAGGCGATCGTCGAGGGCGAGCTGATCGAAGTGCCGCCGCTGGAGGAGCGCGAGGAATTCTCGCTCGACGGCGTTACCTACGAGGCCTTCAACACCTCCGGCGGCCTCGGCACGCTCGCCGAGACGCTGAAGGGCAAGGTGCGCACGCTGAACTACCGCACTATCCGCTACCCCGGCCACGCCGCGATCATGAAGGCGCTGCTCAACGATCTGGGGCTGCGCCATCGCCGTGATGTGCTGAAGGACATCTTTGAAAGCGCCCTGCCGGCGACGATGCAGGACGTGGTCATCGTCTTCGTCACCGTCTCGGGCCGCCGCAACGGCCGCCTGCTGCAGGAGACCTACGCCAACAAGATCTATTCCAAGCGCGTCGGCAACATCGTGCGCAGCGCCATCCAGATCACCACCGCTTCCGGCATCTGCGCCGTGCTCGATATGCTGGCCGACGGCTCGCTGCCGGCGAAGGGTTTCGTGCGCCAGGAAGACATCGCCCTCGACGCCTTCCTCGCCAACCGCTTCGGCCGCGCCTACGCCCAGCACGAGATGGCGAGCCGGCTCGCGAGCTGA